Proteins co-encoded in one Meiothermus sp. genomic window:
- a CDS encoding ABC transporter ATP-binding protein, with the protein MVASQREEVPVVEMRGVTKVYRSGSSTRTVEVRALAGVDLTIYPGEYVALMGPSGSGKSTLMHIIGLLDTPTEGEYRLGGEPVRGLGEAQLARIRNQRVGFVFQAFFLLPRLTALHNVALPLVYRGLPASERLRRAREALEAVGLGDRLDHLPSELSGGQKQRVAIARALVQEPDLLLADEPTGNLDSRSSDEILALFDMLHRQGKTIVVVTHEPDVGARAQRIVRLRDGRVADGGTV; encoded by the coding sequence ATGGTTGCTTCCCAGCGTGAAGAAGTACCGGTGGTGGAGATGCGGGGTGTGACCAAGGTCTACCGCTCGGGCTCGAGCACCCGCACGGTGGAAGTGCGCGCGCTTGCAGGCGTCGACCTAACTATCTACCCCGGCGAGTACGTGGCCCTGATGGGGCCTTCGGGCTCGGGCAAGTCGACCCTGATGCACATCATCGGCCTGCTCGACACGCCCACCGAGGGCGAGTACCGCCTGGGGGGCGAGCCGGTGCGCGGTCTGGGCGAGGCCCAGCTGGCCCGCATCCGCAACCAGCGGGTGGGGTTTGTGTTCCAGGCGTTTTTTCTGCTGCCGCGCCTGACCGCGCTGCACAACGTGGCCCTGCCCCTGGTCTACCGGGGACTGCCGGCGTCGGAGCGGCTTAGGCGGGCCCGGGAGGCGCTCGAGGCGGTGGGTCTGGGCGACCGTCTCGACCACCTACCCTCCGAGCTTTCGGGGGGGCAGAAGCAGCGGGTGGCTATCGCGCGGGCCCTGGTGCAGGAGCCCGACTTGTTGCTGGCCGACGAGCCTACCGGCAACCTCGACTCCAGGTCTTCCGACGAGATACTGGCCCTGTTCGACATGCTGCACCGCCAGGGCAAAACCATTGTGGTGGTGACCCACGAGCCCGATGTGGGGGCCCGGGCCCAGCGCATCGTGCGGCTGCGCGATGGCCGGGTGGCCGATGGAGGCACGGTATGA
- a CDS encoding ABC transporter permease, with amino-acid sequence MNPAKDAPLSSTRGGQSGMNPLENFRMAFESLWGNKLRSFLALLGIVIGVFAVTAMISLGQMATAGITQDLEAIAGRSIFVQPNFNEGQDFSTAPIREEDILALQTLPAAVIPQLFTSAQYEVRPGTRRSIQLQGTPGDLPRLDPTNKLAKGRYFSEAEARGGLAVAVLSDRAARDLFPGREAVGQVARLYYPGGARLELTVVGVLQPPGGLFGGLGAAATVYVPNELIWNTSPTARKGQYDFVVLSLKKGADARQVTRQVQRIFESRYGKGKYQIASTESFQDTLRSITLILQALLGAIAGLSLLVGGIGIMNIMLVSVTERTREIGLRKALGATSSQIRQQFLIEAVVLTLVGGLLGVVLAAGLLLMITATVPFFKVFILNPATVLLALAVSALVGLFFGVWPAARAAALDPIEALRYE; translated from the coding sequence ATGAATCCCGCCAAGGATGCCCCCCTCAGCTCAACGCGCGGAGGCCAGTCCGGTATGAACCCGCTCGAGAACTTCCGCATGGCCTTTGAGTCGCTGTGGGGCAACAAGCTGCGCAGTTTTCTGGCCTTGCTGGGCATTGTAATTGGGGTGTTCGCCGTCACGGCCATGATTTCTCTGGGCCAGATGGCCACGGCAGGCATCACCCAGGACCTCGAGGCCATCGCCGGTCGTTCGATTTTCGTACAGCCCAACTTCAACGAGGGACAGGACTTCAGCACGGCGCCTATCCGCGAGGAAGATATCCTGGCTTTGCAAACCCTACCCGCCGCAGTTATTCCGCAGCTTTTCACCAGCGCACAGTACGAGGTTCGGCCCGGCACGCGGCGCTCCATCCAGCTCCAGGGCACGCCCGGCGACCTGCCCCGGCTCGACCCCACCAACAAGCTGGCTAAAGGACGCTACTTCAGCGAGGCCGAAGCGCGGGGAGGGCTGGCGGTGGCGGTGCTATCCGACCGGGCGGCCCGCGATTTGTTTCCTGGCCGCGAGGCGGTGGGCCAGGTGGCCCGGCTGTACTACCCCGGTGGGGCCCGCCTCGAGCTCACCGTGGTGGGGGTCTTGCAGCCACCAGGGGGGCTGTTTGGGGGGCTGGGGGCGGCGGCGACCGTTTACGTCCCCAACGAGCTAATCTGGAACACCTCGCCCACCGCCCGCAAGGGCCAGTACGATTTTGTGGTGCTCTCCCTCAAAAAAGGGGCCGATGCCAGGCAGGTCACCCGCCAGGTGCAGCGCATCTTCGAGAGCCGCTACGGCAAGGGCAAGTACCAGATCGCCTCCACCGAGAGCTTTCAGGACACCCTGCGCTCCATCACCCTAATTTTGCAGGCGCTGCTAGGGGCCATTGCCGGGCTTTCGCTCCTGGTGGGTGGTATTGGCATCATGAACATCATGCTGGTAAGCGTAACCGAGCGTACCCGCGAGATTGGCCTGCGCAAAGCCCTGGGCGCGACCTCGAGCCAGATCCGCCAGCAGTTTCTAATAGAAGCGGTGGTGCTCACGCTGGTGGGGGGTCTGCTGGGCGTGGTGCTGGCAGCGGGGCTGCTGCTGATGATCACCGCGACCGTGCCGTTCTTCAAAGTTTTCATCCTCAACCCGGCTACGGTGCTGCTGGCCCTGGCGGTGAGCGCCTTGGTGGGCCTGTTCTTTGGGGTATGGCCGGCGGCGCGGGCGGCGGCCCTCGACCCCATCGAGGCCCTGCGCTATGAATGA
- a CDS encoding pectin acetylesterase-family hydrolase has protein sequence MQRWLTALVVVLGFALAQAPAGWQEIRPGGAAVCSDGSPWRFYVSPGATDKVVVNFQGGGACWDAASCNPQSRLYTTRLQLQDLQAGQGIFNRSNPENPFRDWTHVFVPYCTADLHWGNNTARYGDLTIQHKGAVNARQAVLWVFNNIPNPQNVFVTGCSAGGYGSIMWAPYFMRRYPNAQVTQLGDAALGVAPAAFFPVASRAWGIQGALPGWIGGLEPDRLGSNDLYQIFAKAFPNRSFAQYSTLADEVQIFFYSLIVGQPRPTPEIAQQWVQGALANLASIKQAAPNFYSYLAPGNQHCIIGRPEFYSTRVGDVRFVDWVRKLVSDGKPGDVAPSR, from the coding sequence ATGCAACGTTGGTTGACGGCGTTGGTTGTGGTTTTGGGGTTTGCTCTGGCCCAGGCTCCGGCAGGCTGGCAGGAAATTCGCCCGGGGGGTGCAGCGGTTTGCTCGGATGGTTCCCCCTGGCGTTTTTATGTCTCCCCGGGGGCCACCGACAAGGTGGTCGTCAATTTTCAGGGGGGTGGGGCCTGCTGGGATGCTGCTAGCTGCAACCCCCAGTCCCGCCTCTACACCACCCGCCTGCAACTTCAGGACTTGCAGGCCGGTCAGGGTATTTTCAACCGCAGTAACCCCGAAAACCCTTTCCGCGACTGGACGCACGTGTTCGTGCCCTACTGCACCGCCGACCTGCACTGGGGCAACAACACAGCCCGTTACGGCGATCTGACCATTCAGCATAAAGGGGCTGTCAACGCCCGCCAGGCGGTGCTCTGGGTCTTCAACAACATCCCTAATCCACAGAACGTGTTTGTTACCGGTTGCAGCGCGGGCGGCTATGGCTCGATTATGTGGGCCCCCTACTTCATGCGCCGTTACCCCAATGCGCAGGTAACACAGCTGGGGGATGCCGCCCTGGGGGTGGCCCCGGCCGCGTTCTTCCCGGTAGCCTCGAGGGCCTGGGGTATCCAGGGTGCGCTTCCAGGCTGGATTGGGGGCCTCGAGCCCGACCGTTTGGGCTCGAACGACCTATACCAAATTTTTGCCAAGGCCTTCCCCAACCGCAGCTTTGCTCAGTACAGCACCCTGGCCGACGAGGTGCAGATATTCTTCTACAGCCTGATTGTGGGCCAGCCACGCCCCACCCCTGAAATTGCCCAGCAATGGGTGCAGGGCGCCCTGGCGAACCTGGCTTCCATCAAACAAGCGGCCCCCAACTTCTACAGCTACCTGGCCCCGGGCAACCAGCACTGCATTATCGGGCGGCCCGAGTTCTACAGCACCCGGGTGGGGGATGTGCGCTTTGTGGACTGGGTGCGCAAGCTGGTATCGGACGGTAAACCCGGCGACGTGGCCCCATCCAGATAA
- a CDS encoding penicillin acylase family protein: MHRRLLWLMGLLVLASCVPVNQVQQVQGLVGPVRITFDRWGVPHIRAQASDMDVFFAQGYVHARDRLFQMELGRRAAQGRLAEILGSGAIEQDRFFRTWGFYRAALASLPNHTEFTRRALEAYAAGVNQFIREGSLPLPFALLGFTPEPWTPADTLAWGKLQSYDLGQVWQDEIDNTFILNKVGLEGFNDLRGPYPQGWPTILQPEDLRSLDEPAQSRRVYQPAALSPGLLERLEQVAALSRQLSIAPQNPDQGSNNWVLSGARTTTGKPMLANDPHLRLQNPALWYIADLRGPTYNAIGATIPGVPGVFLGRNDRVAWGATNVRPDVMDLFVLDLEGESYRTPLGLVPLRVRQETIRVRGADPVTITVRESEYGPVISDLGPAFLRPGLTAGAAIATEKQAVSVRWTGLDPQDTTLDAYLGMNRAQNAEEFRQALRRYVAPMQNFVYADVEGNIGYFAPGWVPIRDWDGRFPASASTGQQWKGYLPFERLPQVVNPREGFVSSANNRVLPHGGPDISSYTTEVFRAQRIRELILATPRASLEDMARWQGDTYSIIARELLPGLLALQPQSESARRLQNAVRNWDLRAELDSVGATAFAFYYREISRMLEDELGLRYPPVPYTFVKTLREDGRWCQNASAGIRNCAQFMAQALEKAGAELERRLGPDPSGWQWGRLHQASLPSPLASTPLIGGLFNRTIPTPGSMHTVNVANYNQDTFQHTSGASLRTLFDLSDPDNSRIVYPMGQSADVFSPHFDNLLWLWRDKQYIPLSTRPADWGPTWTLELRP, translated from the coding sequence ATGCACAGGCGGCTTTTGTGGCTTATGGGTTTGCTGGTGCTGGCTTCCTGCGTGCCGGTTAATCAGGTACAGCAGGTGCAGGGGCTTGTGGGGCCGGTGCGCATTACCTTCGACCGCTGGGGGGTTCCGCACATCCGGGCTCAGGCCAGCGATATGGACGTGTTTTTTGCACAGGGCTACGTGCACGCGCGCGACCGGCTTTTTCAGATGGAGCTGGGCCGCCGGGCCGCGCAGGGGCGGCTAGCCGAAATTCTGGGCAGCGGGGCCATCGAGCAGGATCGCTTCTTCCGCACCTGGGGCTTCTACCGGGCCGCTTTGGCTTCCCTTCCCAACCACACCGAGTTCACCCGCCGGGCCCTCGAGGCCTACGCCGCCGGGGTCAATCAGTTCATCCGCGAGGGCAGCCTGCCCCTGCCCTTTGCCCTGCTGGGTTTTACCCCCGAGCCCTGGACACCCGCCGACACCCTGGCCTGGGGCAAGCTGCAGTCCTACGATCTGGGGCAGGTCTGGCAGGACGAGATAGACAACACCTTCATCCTGAATAAGGTGGGCCTCGAGGGCTTTAACGACCTGCGCGGGCCCTATCCGCAGGGCTGGCCCACCATTCTTCAGCCCGAAGACCTCCGCAGCCTGGACGAGCCCGCCCAGAGCCGCCGGGTATACCAGCCAGCCGCACTCTCCCCTGGCCTCCTGGAGCGGCTCGAGCAGGTGGCCGCGCTATCCAGGCAGCTCAGCATTGCCCCCCAAAACCCCGACCAGGGCTCCAACAACTGGGTGCTGAGCGGTGCGCGCACCACCACCGGCAAGCCAATGCTGGCCAACGACCCCCACCTGCGGCTGCAAAACCCTGCGCTGTGGTACATCGCCGACCTGCGCGGCCCCACCTACAACGCTATTGGAGCCACCATTCCGGGCGTGCCGGGGGTGTTTCTGGGACGCAACGACCGGGTGGCCTGGGGGGCCACCAACGTGCGGCCCGACGTGATGGATCTGTTTGTGCTGGATTTGGAAGGAGAGTCGTACCGCACCCCGCTGGGCCTGGTTCCGCTACGGGTTCGGCAGGAGACCATCCGGGTGCGGGGGGCCGACCCGGTGACCATCACCGTGCGGGAAAGCGAGTACGGCCCGGTGATCTCCGACCTGGGGCCGGCCTTCCTGCGGCCCGGCCTCACGGCGGGCGCCGCCATCGCTACGGAAAAGCAGGCCGTTTCGGTGCGCTGGACGGGCCTCGACCCGCAGGACACCACCCTGGACGCCTACCTGGGCATGAACCGCGCCCAAAACGCCGAGGAGTTCCGCCAGGCCCTGAGGCGCTACGTGGCCCCCATGCAGAACTTTGTGTATGCCGATGTGGAGGGCAACATCGGCTATTTCGCACCGGGCTGGGTTCCCATACGCGACTGGGACGGGCGCTTCCCGGCCAGCGCCAGCACCGGGCAGCAGTGGAAGGGCTACCTGCCTTTTGAGCGGCTACCCCAGGTGGTCAATCCCAGGGAGGGGTTTGTCTCGAGCGCCAACAACCGCGTGCTGCCGCACGGGGGGCCGGACATCTCCAGCTACACCACCGAGGTGTTCCGGGCCCAGCGTATCCGCGAGCTGATTCTGGCTACGCCCAGGGCCAGCCTCGAGGACATGGCCCGCTGGCAGGGGGATACCTACTCCATCATTGCCCGTGAGCTGCTACCGGGCTTGCTGGCCCTACAGCCCCAAAGCGAGTCAGCCCGACGTCTGCAAAACGCGGTGCGCAACTGGGACTTGCGGGCCGAACTGGACTCGGTGGGGGCCACGGCCTTCGCCTTCTACTACCGTGAGATCTCCCGGATGCTGGAGGATGAGCTGGGCCTGCGCTACCCGCCGGTGCCCTATACCTTTGTCAAAACCCTGCGCGAGGATGGCCGCTGGTGCCAGAATGCCAGCGCGGGCATCCGGAACTGCGCCCAGTTTATGGCCCAGGCCCTGGAGAAAGCCGGCGCCGAGCTCGAGCGCCGCCTGGGCCCCGACCCCTCCGGCTGGCAGTGGGGCCGGCTGCACCAGGCCAGCCTTCCCTCCCCCCTGGCCTCCACGCCGCTTATCGGCGGCCTGTTCAACCGCACCATTCCCACCCCCGGCTCGATGCACACCGTGAACGTAGCAAACTACAACCAGGACACCTTCCAGCACACCTCGGGGGCCAGCCTGCGCACCCTCTTCGACCTTTCCGACCCCGACAACAGCCGCATCGTCTACCCCATGGGCCAGTCTGCTGATGTGTTTAGCCCGCATTTCGACAACCTGCTCTGGCTCTGGCGCGATAAGCAGTACATCCCCCTCAGCACCCGCCCGGCCGACTGGGGGCCTACCTGGACGCTCGAGCTGAGGCCGTAG
- a CDS encoding CaiB/BaiF CoA-transferase family protein, with protein sequence MGALDGLKVLDLSRILAGPFCTQMLADLGAEVWKIEPPKGDDTRSWGPPFLSKRQPPPSPPAGDEGNRAGPDEQPGWELGPEGESAYYLSCNRGKKSVVVNLKDPRGQQMVQELARQADVLVENYKTGDLARYGLDYATLFRLNPRLIYLSITGYGQTGPRAQEPGYDVAVQGLCGIMSVTGAPEGPPMRVPVAWIDLMTGLHGAVAVLAALQERAKSGLGQHIDLALFDVGLSAMVNLAQSYLLTGQLPERLGNAHPQIVPYGAFEAADGWFMLTIGNDEQYRRVCEATGHPELWDDPRFQTNAGRVTHRAELLPRLEAILRARPRKEWLERFTQAGVPVTPVNNLAEALAEPQAQARGMRQQVQHPWLGTVPLLGSPLAHFSRTPAQIRSHPPLLGEHTQEVLHAALGLSLEEISELEAAGVVKTHRGRSTGPAHTAAIPYTEE encoded by the coding sequence ATGGGCGCGCTGGATGGTCTCAAGGTACTCGACCTTTCCCGGATTCTGGCCGGCCCCTTCTGCACCCAGATGCTGGCCGACCTGGGGGCGGAGGTCTGGAAGATCGAACCCCCCAAGGGCGACGACACCCGTAGCTGGGGGCCCCCCTTCCTGTCAAAACGACAGCCACCCCCTTCCCCCCCGGCGGGGGATGAGGGAAACCGGGCCGGGCCCGATGAGCAACCGGGCTGGGAACTGGGGCCGGAGGGGGAGAGCGCGTATTACCTCTCCTGCAACCGGGGCAAAAAGAGCGTGGTGGTCAACCTCAAAGACCCCAGGGGCCAGCAGATGGTGCAGGAACTGGCCCGGCAGGCCGATGTGCTGGTGGAAAACTACAAAACCGGCGACCTGGCCCGCTACGGTCTGGACTATGCCACCCTGTTCAGGCTGAACCCACGGCTGATCTACCTGTCCATCACCGGCTACGGCCAGACCGGCCCCCGCGCCCAGGAACCGGGCTACGATGTGGCGGTGCAGGGCCTGTGCGGCATTATGTCGGTCACGGGGGCGCCGGAGGGCCCGCCCATGCGCGTACCGGTGGCCTGGATAGACCTGATGACCGGGCTGCATGGGGCCGTGGCGGTGCTGGCCGCCTTGCAGGAGCGGGCGAAGAGCGGGCTGGGGCAGCACATTGACCTGGCGCTGTTTGATGTGGGGCTTTCGGCCATGGTCAACCTGGCCCAGAGCTACCTGCTAACCGGCCAACTGCCCGAACGGCTGGGCAACGCCCACCCCCAGATTGTCCCCTATGGGGCCTTTGAAGCGGCGGACGGCTGGTTCATGCTGACCATTGGCAACGACGAGCAGTACCGGCGGGTTTGTGAGGCCACCGGGCACCCGGAGCTGTGGGATGACCCGCGCTTTCAGACCAACGCGGGCCGGGTCACCCACCGCGCCGAGCTTTTGCCGAGGCTCGAGGCCATCCTACGGGCCCGTCCGCGTAAGGAGTGGCTCGAGCGCTTCACCCAGGCCGGGGTTCCGGTCACGCCGGTGAACAATCTGGCCGAGGCACTGGCCGAGCCCCAGGCCCAGGCCCGGGGTATGCGCCAGCAGGTGCAGCACCCCTGGCTGGGGACGGTTCCGCTGCTGGGCTCCCCACTGGCCCACTTCTCGCGCACCCCAGCCCAGATTCGTTCACACCCCCCGCTGCTGGGGGAGCACACCCAGGAGGTGCTGCACGCAGCCCTGGGCCTTTCTTTGGAGGAGATAAGCGAGCTGGAAGCCGCCGGGGTGGTCAAGACCCACCGGGGGCGTTCGACAGGCCCGGCCCACACCGCAGCGATTCCATATACTGAGGAGTAA
- the galE gene encoding UDP-glucose 4-epimerase GalE — MKVLITGGAGYIGSTIANALLDTGHTPVLLDSLVTGPRVFTEGKIFYEGDIADRALLERIFQEHPDIHSTIHCAARIVVPESVEQPYLYYRENVCKSLELFKNLEELGYPRVVFSSSASIYDAVPGFKVTETSPLKPSSPYARTKYMMEMVLEDLSKATRLRGIALRYFNPIGADPKLRSGIHVREPSHVLGKMVDVALGKLPEFTITGVNWPTRDGSGIRDYIHVWDLAMAHVKAVEQFDQVIEKVGSPYVVINLGTGHGVTVKELVAAFERVYGRPIPKREAPPRPGDVAGAYANADRALELLGWKAEHSIDEGIASALAWGQKRKEILGYA, encoded by the coding sequence ATGAAGGTTCTGATTACAGGCGGAGCAGGGTATATCGGCAGCACCATCGCCAACGCACTCCTCGACACCGGCCATACCCCGGTGCTCCTGGACTCGCTGGTAACCGGGCCCCGGGTCTTTACCGAGGGCAAAATTTTCTACGAGGGCGACATCGCCGACCGGGCCCTGCTGGAGCGCATTTTCCAGGAGCACCCCGATATTCACAGCACCATCCACTGCGCCGCGCGGATTGTGGTGCCGGAGTCGGTGGAGCAGCCCTACCTCTACTACCGCGAAAACGTCTGCAAGAGCCTCGAGCTCTTCAAAAACCTGGAAGAACTCGGCTACCCTCGAGTGGTGTTCAGCTCCTCGGCCTCCATCTACGACGCGGTGCCGGGGTTCAAGGTCACCGAGACCTCGCCGCTCAAGCCCAGTTCCCCCTATGCCCGCACCAAGTACATGATGGAGATGGTGCTGGAAGACCTGTCCAAAGCCACCCGTCTGCGCGGCATTGCCCTGCGCTACTTCAACCCCATCGGGGCCGACCCCAAGCTGCGCTCGGGCATCCACGTGCGCGAACCCAGCCACGTGCTGGGCAAGATGGTAGATGTGGCCCTGGGTAAGCTACCCGAGTTCACCATCACCGGCGTAAACTGGCCCACCCGCGACGGCTCGGGCATCCGCGACTACATCCACGTCTGGGATCTGGCCATGGCCCACGTCAAAGCGGTGGAGCAGTTCGACCAGGTCATCGAAAAAGTGGGCAGCCCCTACGTGGTCATCAACCTGGGCACCGGCCACGGTGTCACCGTCAAGGAGCTGGTGGCCGCCTTCGAGCGGGTCTACGGGCGGCCCATCCCCAAGCGCGAGGCCCCACCCCGCCCCGGCGATGTGGCCGGGGCCTACGCCAACGCCGACCGGGCCCTGGAGCTTCTGGGCTGGAAGGCCGAACACTCGATTGACGAGGGCATCGCCAGCGCCCTGGCCTGGGGCCAGAAACGCAAAGAAATTCTGGGATACGCCTAG
- a CDS encoding FAD-binding oxidoreductase — MTLNLGKKPLKPPSRPSYTQPAQSVQELQARLGREKVLLERAQRRNYSYDGIAMGVTPALVVLPTCTADVVEVVRFANQVGLPIVARGAASGLSGGAVPVQESIVLSFTRMTGLHIEPQARTATVQPGVVTQQISEQARPHGLWYPPDPASFRTSTIGGNLAENAGGPMCFKKGVTGDYVEALEFVDFAGQVHRLERKAYDLAGLLVGSEGTLGLITEARLRLEPIPRYTRTLMAIFGEVGQAAEAVSEAIAAGAVPSKLEFVDNGCINAVEDYLRLGLPREVAAILLVDTDGDDPLIVEEELQWVAEACQKYGATVRVAQDAAESEALWKARRSISPAIGAIKPKRLNEDIAVPRSSLPAVVRAIEALGRQYGLQVVQFGHIGDGNLHPNVLYDPRVDSEEKVWELLHEIARVALRHGGVLSGEHGIGLMKRDFMSEAVDPETLEALRRVKAAFDPHNRLNPGKVLPEPHSPEH, encoded by the coding sequence GTGACCCTCAACCTCGGGAAAAAGCCCCTCAAGCCCCCGTCCCGCCCCAGCTACACCCAGCCGGCCCAGTCCGTCCAGGAATTGCAGGCGCGGCTGGGCCGGGAGAAGGTGCTATTAGAGCGGGCCCAGCGGCGCAACTACTCCTACGACGGCATTGCTATGGGCGTAACCCCGGCCCTGGTGGTGCTGCCAACCTGCACCGCCGATGTGGTGGAGGTGGTGCGCTTCGCCAACCAGGTGGGGCTGCCCATCGTGGCCCGGGGGGCGGCCAGCGGGCTCTCGGGGGGGGCGGTACCGGTTCAGGAGTCCATCGTGCTCTCCTTCACCCGCATGACCGGGCTGCACATCGAACCCCAGGCCCGCACCGCCACCGTGCAGCCGGGGGTGGTCACCCAGCAAATCAGCGAGCAGGCCCGGCCGCATGGCCTCTGGTACCCCCCCGACCCGGCCTCCTTTCGCACCAGCACCATCGGGGGCAACCTGGCCGAGAACGCCGGGGGGCCCATGTGCTTCAAGAAGGGCGTGACCGGCGATTATGTGGAGGCGCTCGAGTTCGTAGACTTTGCCGGCCAGGTACACCGCCTGGAGCGCAAGGCCTACGACCTGGCGGGCCTGCTGGTGGGCTCCGAAGGCACGCTGGGCCTGATCACCGAGGCCCGGCTGCGCCTGGAGCCCATCCCCCGTTACACCCGCACCCTGATGGCTATCTTTGGTGAGGTGGGGCAGGCGGCCGAAGCGGTCTCGGAAGCTATTGCGGCGGGTGCGGTGCCGAGCAAGCTCGAGTTCGTGGACAACGGCTGCATCAACGCGGTGGAAGACTACCTGCGGCTGGGCCTGCCCCGCGAAGTCGCAGCCATTTTGCTGGTGGACACCGACGGCGACGATCCCCTCATCGTGGAAGAGGAGCTGCAATGGGTGGCCGAGGCCTGCCAGAAGTACGGGGCTACCGTGCGGGTTGCCCAGGATGCCGCCGAGAGCGAGGCCCTCTGGAAAGCCCGCCGCTCGATCTCGCCCGCAATTGGTGCCATCAAGCCCAAGCGGCTGAACGAGGACATTGCCGTACCGCGCTCGAGCCTGCCCGCGGTGGTGCGGGCCATCGAGGCGCTGGGCCGGCAGTACGGCCTGCAGGTGGTGCAGTTTGGACACATTGGCGATGGGAACCTGCACCCCAACGTGCTCTACGACCCCAGGGTGGACTCCGAGGAGAAGGTCTGGGAACTGCTGCACGAGATTGCCCGGGTGGCCTTGCGGCACGGGGGTGTGCTGTCCGGTGAGCACGGCATCGGCCTGATGAAGCGCGACTTTATGAGCGAAGCGGTAGACCCCGAGACCCTCGAGGCCCTGCGGCGGGTCAAGGCCGCCTTCGACCCGCACAACCGCCTGAACCCCGGCAAAGTGTTGCCCGAGCCCCACTCGCCGGAACACTGA
- a CDS encoding EVE domain-containing protein, which yields MSYWLLKSEPDVFSIDDLKKQKTTLWDGVRNYQARNFLRAMEVGDLAFFYHSSTEPPGIVGLCRVLETQIADPSQFDPKSPYLDPRSSVENPHWWTVRVGFVEKFRQPLTLNLLRKHFSPDELILLRRGNRLSVMPVAAEVAEKIIALRAFR from the coding sequence ATGAGCTACTGGCTGCTCAAATCCGAACCCGATGTATTTAGCATCGACGACCTGAAAAAGCAAAAAACCACCCTCTGGGACGGCGTGCGCAACTACCAGGCGCGCAACTTCCTGAGGGCCATGGAGGTAGGAGATCTGGCTTTCTTCTATCACTCCAGCACCGAGCCGCCCGGTATCGTGGGGCTATGCCGGGTACTGGAGACCCAAATTGCCGACCCCAGCCAGTTCGACCCCAAGTCGCCCTATTTGGACCCCAGGAGCTCTGTCGAAAATCCGCACTGGTGGACGGTGCGGGTGGGTTTCGTGGAAAAATTCAGACAACCGCTCACGCTGAATTTGCTACGTAAACACTTTAGCCCCGACGAGCTTATTTTGCTTCGCCGGGGCAACCGTTTATCGGTTATGCCGGTGGCAGCCGAGGTCGCAGAGAAGATTATTGCGTTGAGAGCGTTCCGATGA
- a CDS encoding type II secretion system F family protein, whose product MPTYQYKARDRQGRLVTAVIEAEDMRTAARNLREKGLFIAEIKEPGKGLQAEIKLPGLEPQPGLKDLAIFSRQLATMLNAGLPIVQALAILERQTEKKKFQSILKEIRTEVEGGANFSEALSKHKLFSRLYINLVRAGETSGTLDAILDRLATFLENELALIGKIRSALTYPAIVFVFAIGVTYFLLTGIVPQFAQILTGLGSELPLLTRALMGISDFLRQSTIFIALMAVALYFAYRAYYRTDKGRHQIDQIKLKLPVFGNLMKKSALARFSRTFGLLISSGVNIVEALDITKGTAGNAIVEDILERTKVAIQAGEPVYTTIQAHPQVFPPMVSSMIAIGEETGALDTMLQKIADFYEREVDEAVSALTAAIEPLMIIFLGFIVGVIVAGMFLPLFKIIGTLSTQ is encoded by the coding sequence ATGCCAACCTATCAATATAAGGCCAGGGATAGACAGGGGCGGTTGGTGACTGCCGTCATCGAAGCTGAGGATATGCGCACGGCGGCCCGCAACTTGCGCGAAAAGGGGCTGTTTATCGCCGAAATAAAGGAGCCGGGGAAAGGCTTGCAGGCCGAAATTAAGCTTCCAGGCCTCGAGCCTCAGCCGGGCCTCAAGGACTTGGCCATCTTCAGCCGCCAGCTTGCCACCATGCTGAACGCGGGCTTGCCGATTGTGCAGGCCCTGGCTATTCTGGAGCGGCAAACCGAAAAGAAGAAGTTTCAAAGCATCCTTAAAGAAATTCGTACCGAGGTGGAAGGGGGGGCCAACTTCAGCGAGGCCCTGAGCAAACACAAGCTCTTTAGCCGTCTCTACATCAACCTGGTACGGGCCGGGGAGACCTCGGGTACGCTGGACGCCATTCTGGATCGGCTGGCTACCTTCCTGGAAAACGAGCTGGCCCTGATTGGCAAAATTCGCTCGGCCCTGACCTACCCGGCCATCGTATTCGTGTTTGCTATTGGGGTAACCTACTTCCTCTTAACCGGAATTGTGCCCCAGTTCGCCCAGATTCTAACCGGGCTGGGCTCGGAGCTTCCGCTGCTGACTCGAGCCCTAATGGGCATCTCCGACTTTTTGCGCCAGAGCACCATCTTTATCGCTTTGATGGCGGTGGCGCTGTACTTTGCTTACCGAGCCTACTACCGCACCGACAAAGGCCGGCACCAGATCGACCAGATTAAGCTAAAGCTCCCGGTTTTTGGCAACCTGATGAAAAAAAGCGCCCTGGCCCGCTTTTCGCGCACTTTTGGCCTGTTGATCTCGAGCGGCGTCAACATCGTCGAGGCCCTCGACATCACCAAAGGCACAGCAGGCAACGCCATTGTGGAAGATATCCTCGAGCGAACCAAAGTCGCCATTCAGGCTGGCGAGCCGGTCTACACCACCATCCAGGCCCACCCGCAGGTCTTCCCGCCCATGGTCAGCTCGATGATTGCCATTGGTGAAGAGACCGGCGCCCTGGATACTATGCTGCAAAAGATTGCGGACTTCTACGAGCGCGAGGTAGACGAAGCCGTTAGCGCCCTCACCGCCGCTATCGAGCCGCTCATGATTATCTTCCTGGGCTTTATCGTGGGTGTGATTGTGGCCGGGATGTTCCTGCCGCTCTTCAAAATCATCGGAACGCTCTCAACGCAATAA